One window of the Diospyros lotus cultivar Yz01 chromosome 12, ASM1463336v1, whole genome shotgun sequence genome contains the following:
- the LOC127786978 gene encoding non-specific lipid transfer protein GPI-anchored 7-like, which yields MGYFKNWGMAVAVALVVTAATRGAEAQAPTTSCASKLAPCANSMNSTNPPASCCDPLKEVVTKELSCLCNLYNTPGLLESLGINSTQAVLLLGSCKIPGDISACSKASAPAPASKSPPATPGNGNNGVRTIGWTGIPGILLVWASMILC from the exons ATGGGTTATTTCAAGAACTGGGGaatggcggtggcggtggcgctGGTGGTTACAGCGGCGACGAGAGGGGCGGAGGCCCAAGCGCCGACGACGTCGTGCGCTTCAAAGCTGGCGCCATGCGCCAACAGCATGAACTCGACGAACCCGCCGGCATCGTGCTGCGACCCACTTAAAGAAGTCGTGACGAAGGAACTGAGCTGCTTGTGCAATCTGTACAATACGCCTGGCTTGCTGGAGTCTCTGGGCATCAACTCCACCCAGGCCGTTCTCCTTCTCGGCAGCTGCAAAATCCCCGGCGATATCTCCGCCTGCTCCAAAG CTTCAGCTCCAGCTCCAGCTTCCAAGTCACCTCCAG CAACACCCGGAAACGGCAACAATGGAGTCCGCACCATTGGATGGACTGGAATACCGGGCATACTATTGGTTTGGGCTTCTATGATCCTCTGCTAG